AACTTTGAAAACTTTGTAATCGATCAGTTTTCACTTGCTTCTTATAAGAGCTTCAATTATTATATCAAAATTTATACCTCTGATCATGATGCAGTTATTAGCATAAAAATTCGAATTGATAAGGTGAGAACGCTAGAAAGTTCTTTGGATCCTTGCAAATCCGTTTCTGGATTGCCTAATATAGTAAACCCTGGTGTTTTAAACCTTTCTTAATTTTAGATTTGTTCGTGTACAGATTCACAAGAAATCAGATGTTTCAATTAAAAATTCTTTTAAGCCATGGCTTCTCatacatcttgtttgtttgcagctgactcgacgtctggatctgagtcaacttctgactcggaccgagtcaccAGTCggaccgtttgttttgcattttgagtcagatcttactcgacctatgactcggacataacccctgactcggacccatttgaaTCAGGTAaaaaaatacccctgactcacgggaccaaaccaccgactcacgttttttgagtcagatgggtcagatctgactcaaaaaaaacatattgagtcagatccagatgagtcaggtgatttcactcagatccagatgactcagatccagacgactcagatgattcaggagtaaacaaacatagtcATAGTGTTTCTTCACCTGCTCTTGTTGGTTTATCTGAAATGTTTGCTAAACCCAAAAAAACAAGGCTAATTAAGCACTTTTTGATTTCTCGTTCAtgggtttcattattttttttataatcaaatggTCAAATATAGAtcgttgatttttgattttttgtatCTAATTTGATTTTCCTGTCGAAGTTATCAAGGTTAATTGGAGAATTTTCCGATCCTAAATCTTAGCCGAGAAAAACCGAAGTGCAATGTAAAACAAACGGAACTAACCCTAAGTTAATAGTTTAACTTAAATAGTTAGTCAACCGGTTTGACTAACGAGTCAACGACCCAAACTCAAAATCGGACAAATTTAGGACCCATACACTAGAACATACCAAAActtacgacccaaacactaattaactcaTAAAATTATCCCAGAAATTGAATGGATAAAAAGTAATTATCCAATTTCAATAAGCATATTTTTTACTGCATTATATTGGGGATGGAAAATTGTCTTGAATCCTCAGAAATGCTCTCTAGATGAGGCCTCCAATCTCGGCTTGCTCGACTAGCACTCGTCCGTCTCCGGTGTCGTGTGGTTTTCTTTTCCGGTTGAATCTTCTCCGTTACAAATTGTTTACAATCCGCAGGGACTTCTTTATTAACGATAGGTAGATGTAGATCATTCGTTGCTGTTTTACGGACAACAACATTCTTCATATCATCAACACACTGTTTTTTAACATCGGCGACGGTAGAGACCACGGTTTTGGTGTTTGCGACGATtttggtggtggtgttgttgtttttcttcttttcggcCGGAACAGAAGAAGATGGTATTAAGAAATAGATATTACCTCTTTTGAGATCAGATTCCGGAGAAAGAATTAAAATTTTACGAACAACGCCCTGAGACGATGGTTTACTTAATACGTAATTCGGATTCGCTTTAAGAACTTCTCCGGCGGAGATCGTACGCGTAATTTCTTCGACTTGACCGTTCAAATGAACAATTCTGATCACGTCTAGAGCTCCACAAGGAATTACACACGCCAAACAACATCTTAAACTGTTGCCCATGATTTTTTTTCCAGCTTCTCCGGTCGATTTTCCGGTTAATTTCTTCTCTGGTGATTCGTTTATGCTTTGACGATGATCGACGAATAATTTTGTATCGATCAACGATGAGGAGAACTTAGTCGTTATGCAG
This genomic stretch from Papaver somniferum cultivar HN1 chromosome 5, ASM357369v1, whole genome shotgun sequence harbors:
- the LOC113278276 gene encoding uncharacterized protein LOC113278276 produces the protein MGNSLRCCLACVIPCGALDVIRIVHLNGQVEEITRTISAGEVLKANPNYVLSKPSSQGVVRKILILSPESDLKRGNIYFLIPSSSVPAEKKKNNNTTTKIVANTKTVVSTVADVKKQCVDDMKNVVVRKTATNDLHLPIVNKEVPADCKQFVTEKIQPEKKTTRHRRRTSASRASRDWRPHLESISEDSRQFSIPNIMQ